The Humulus lupulus chromosome 4, drHumLupu1.1, whole genome shotgun sequence genome has a window encoding:
- the LOC133831096 gene encoding protein CNGC15b-like isoform X1, which yields MASCASKSVRDCYNFRFLDDLELPKFKLDKERYIFKLTSMMDRKIAPNLRSKKPENNKTGRTLRVKELSRVFSEDYEVVEKLVLDPRGPVVSKWNKIFLVACLVSLFVDPLFFFLPTVRKNYCIGISLPLESSLTVIRSLVDAFYIVQIFIRFRTAYVAPSSRVFGRGELVIDPRKISSRYLRRHFWPDLVAALPVPQVIIWAAIPYLRGSRLINSRNILRLTIILQYLLRLYIIFPLSSQIVKATGVVTETAWAGAAYNLMLYMMASHVLGSCWYLLATERQEQCWTHVCSLEYPKCRNWYFDCRIANHNDRVEWFKESNISRHCVLGSQLFDYGIYGEALKFGVLSSDFFNKYFYCLWWGLKNLSSLGQNLLTSTIVGEITFAIIVAILGLVLFSLLIGNMQTYLQSTTVRLEEWRIRRTDTEQWMRHRQLPHELKQNVRRYDQYRWIATRGVDEEAILKDLPVDLRRDIKRHLCLDLVRQVPLFDQMDEKTLDAICERLKPTLSTAGTCLVREGDPVNEMLFIIRGHLDSCTTNGGRTGFFNSCRIGPGEFCGEELLTWALDPRPGVVLPSSTRTVKAIAQVEAFALIAEDLKFVAAQFRRLHSKQIRQTFRFHSPQWRTWAACFVQAAWFRYKRRKEASELKKMESFNSSSSSLPSSEDRSLSEERSGPASSGVGLGFAYKGKLSGSIRSGSKRLGTEFEILSSLKKPAEPDFTVEDDRRT from the exons ATGGCTTCTTGTGCATCAAAATCTGTAAG AGACTGCTACAATTTCAGATTTCTTGATGATCTTGAATTGCCAAAGTTCAAACTAGACAAAGAACGTTATATATTCAAGCTTACCTCCATGATGGATAGGAAAATTGCACCCAACCTCAGATCCAAGAAGCCTGAAAACAACAAAACAGGAAGAACTTTGCGAGTAAAAGAACTTTCAAGAGTATTTTCTGAGGATTATGAGGTAGTGGAGAAGTTGGTATTGGATCCACGAGGACCGGTTGTGAGCAAATGGAACAAAATTTTCTTAGTAGCATGTTTGGTCTCTCTGTTTGTTGATCCTTTGTTCTTTTTCCTGCCAACTGTGAGGAAAAATTATTGCATTGGTATATCCTTACCCCTTGAATCTTCTCTCACAGTCATTAGGTCACTAGTGGATGCATTTTACATAGTTCAGATTTTCATTCGGTTTAGAACAGCTTATGTTGCTCCTTCCTCTAGAGTATTTGGTAGAGGAGAGCTTGTTATTGACCCCAGAAAGATTTCTTCAAGGTACCTTCGCAGACATTTTTGGCCTGATCTTGTGGCTGCGCTGCCCGTTCCACAG GTGATAATTTGGGCAGCAATTCCATATCTGAGAGGTTCAAGATTGATTAATTCGAGAAATATTCTTCGGCTCACCATCATTTTACAGTATCTCTTGCGCCTTTATATTATTTTTCCACTTTCGTCTCAAATTGTCAAGGCCACCGGGGTTGTGACAGAAACAGCATGGGCTGGAGCAGCATATAATCTTATGCTCTACATGATGGCAAGCCAT GTTTTGGGGTCCTGTTGGTATCTCTTAGCAACGGAGCGTCAAGAACAATGTTGGACTCATGTTTGTAGTCTTGAATATCCAAAGTGCCGAAATTGGTATTTCGATTGCCGCATTGCCAATCACAACGACAGAGTTGAGTGGTTCAAGGAAAGCAATATCTCAAGGCATTGTGTCTTGGGTAGTCAATTATTCGATTATGGTATCTACGGCGAGGCTTTAAAATTTGGAGTTCTGTCATCAGACTTCTTCAACAAGTATTTCTATTGCCTTTGGTGGGGACTAAAAAATCTAAG CTCTCTGGGACAGAATCTTCTTACAAGCACTATTGTTGGAGAAATTACTTTTGCCATTATCGTTGCCATTTTAGGATTGGTCCTCTTCTCACTGCTCATTGGGAATATGCAA ACATACCTTCAATCAACAACCGTGAGACTGGAAGAATGGAGGATCAGGAGAACCGATACAGAACAATGGATGCGTCACAGGCAGTTACCACATGAACTAAAGCAGAATGTTCGAAGATACGATCAGTACCGATGGATCGCAACCAGGGGAGTTGACGAAGAAGCCATTCTCAAAGACCTCCCGGTCGATCTCCGTCGAGATATCAAGCGCCACCTCTGTCTCGATCTAGTTCGACAA GTTCCACTTTTCGATCAAATGGACGAGAAGACGCTTGACGCGATCTGCGAAAGGCTTAAACCCACACTTAGCACCGCCGGAACATGCCTGGTCCGAGAAGGCGATCCTGTCAACGAAATGCTCTTCATTATCCGAGGCCACTTGGATTCGTGCACCACAAACGGTGGCCGTACCGGGTTCTTCAACTCATGCCGGATCGGTCCCGGCGAGTTCTGCGGCGAGGAGCTACTGACGTGGGCGCTTGATCCTCGTCCCGGCGTGGTGCTCCCGTCGTCTACGCGTACCGTGAAAGCCATTGCACAAGTCGAGGCCTTCGCTCTGATCGCTGAGGATCTGAAATTCGTGGCGGCTCAGTTCCGGCGACTCCACAGCAAACAGATTAGGCAAACGTTTAGGTTCCACTCCCCTCAATGGCGAACATGGGCGGCTTGCTTCGTACAAGCGGCGTGGTTTCGGTACAAGAGAAGGAAGGAAGCTTCGGAGCTGAAGAAGATGGAGAGTTTcaactcatcatcatcatcgttgCCATCGTCGGAGGATCGATCGCTATCGGAGGAGAGATCCGGTCCGGCAAGCTCAGGAGTAGGGTTAGGATTTGCATATAAGGGAAAACTGAGTGGAAGCATTAGAAGCGGGAGCAAGAGGTTAGGAACCGAGTTTGAGATTCTCAGCTCGTTGAAGAAGCCAGCTGAGCCCGATTTTACCGTTGAAGACGATAGAAGAACTTGA
- the LOC133831096 gene encoding protein CNGC15b-like isoform X2, which produces MASCASKSVRFLDDLELPKFKLDKERYIFKLTSMMDRKIAPNLRSKKPENNKTGRTLRVKELSRVFSEDYEVVEKLVLDPRGPVVSKWNKIFLVACLVSLFVDPLFFFLPTVRKNYCIGISLPLESSLTVIRSLVDAFYIVQIFIRFRTAYVAPSSRVFGRGELVIDPRKISSRYLRRHFWPDLVAALPVPQVIIWAAIPYLRGSRLINSRNILRLTIILQYLLRLYIIFPLSSQIVKATGVVTETAWAGAAYNLMLYMMASHVLGSCWYLLATERQEQCWTHVCSLEYPKCRNWYFDCRIANHNDRVEWFKESNISRHCVLGSQLFDYGIYGEALKFGVLSSDFFNKYFYCLWWGLKNLSSLGQNLLTSTIVGEITFAIIVAILGLVLFSLLIGNMQTYLQSTTVRLEEWRIRRTDTEQWMRHRQLPHELKQNVRRYDQYRWIATRGVDEEAILKDLPVDLRRDIKRHLCLDLVRQVPLFDQMDEKTLDAICERLKPTLSTAGTCLVREGDPVNEMLFIIRGHLDSCTTNGGRTGFFNSCRIGPGEFCGEELLTWALDPRPGVVLPSSTRTVKAIAQVEAFALIAEDLKFVAAQFRRLHSKQIRQTFRFHSPQWRTWAACFVQAAWFRYKRRKEASELKKMESFNSSSSSLPSSEDRSLSEERSGPASSGVGLGFAYKGKLSGSIRSGSKRLGTEFEILSSLKKPAEPDFTVEDDRRT; this is translated from the exons ATGGCTTCTTGTGCATCAAAATCTGTAAG ATTTCTTGATGATCTTGAATTGCCAAAGTTCAAACTAGACAAAGAACGTTATATATTCAAGCTTACCTCCATGATGGATAGGAAAATTGCACCCAACCTCAGATCCAAGAAGCCTGAAAACAACAAAACAGGAAGAACTTTGCGAGTAAAAGAACTTTCAAGAGTATTTTCTGAGGATTATGAGGTAGTGGAGAAGTTGGTATTGGATCCACGAGGACCGGTTGTGAGCAAATGGAACAAAATTTTCTTAGTAGCATGTTTGGTCTCTCTGTTTGTTGATCCTTTGTTCTTTTTCCTGCCAACTGTGAGGAAAAATTATTGCATTGGTATATCCTTACCCCTTGAATCTTCTCTCACAGTCATTAGGTCACTAGTGGATGCATTTTACATAGTTCAGATTTTCATTCGGTTTAGAACAGCTTATGTTGCTCCTTCCTCTAGAGTATTTGGTAGAGGAGAGCTTGTTATTGACCCCAGAAAGATTTCTTCAAGGTACCTTCGCAGACATTTTTGGCCTGATCTTGTGGCTGCGCTGCCCGTTCCACAG GTGATAATTTGGGCAGCAATTCCATATCTGAGAGGTTCAAGATTGATTAATTCGAGAAATATTCTTCGGCTCACCATCATTTTACAGTATCTCTTGCGCCTTTATATTATTTTTCCACTTTCGTCTCAAATTGTCAAGGCCACCGGGGTTGTGACAGAAACAGCATGGGCTGGAGCAGCATATAATCTTATGCTCTACATGATGGCAAGCCAT GTTTTGGGGTCCTGTTGGTATCTCTTAGCAACGGAGCGTCAAGAACAATGTTGGACTCATGTTTGTAGTCTTGAATATCCAAAGTGCCGAAATTGGTATTTCGATTGCCGCATTGCCAATCACAACGACAGAGTTGAGTGGTTCAAGGAAAGCAATATCTCAAGGCATTGTGTCTTGGGTAGTCAATTATTCGATTATGGTATCTACGGCGAGGCTTTAAAATTTGGAGTTCTGTCATCAGACTTCTTCAACAAGTATTTCTATTGCCTTTGGTGGGGACTAAAAAATCTAAG CTCTCTGGGACAGAATCTTCTTACAAGCACTATTGTTGGAGAAATTACTTTTGCCATTATCGTTGCCATTTTAGGATTGGTCCTCTTCTCACTGCTCATTGGGAATATGCAA ACATACCTTCAATCAACAACCGTGAGACTGGAAGAATGGAGGATCAGGAGAACCGATACAGAACAATGGATGCGTCACAGGCAGTTACCACATGAACTAAAGCAGAATGTTCGAAGATACGATCAGTACCGATGGATCGCAACCAGGGGAGTTGACGAAGAAGCCATTCTCAAAGACCTCCCGGTCGATCTCCGTCGAGATATCAAGCGCCACCTCTGTCTCGATCTAGTTCGACAA GTTCCACTTTTCGATCAAATGGACGAGAAGACGCTTGACGCGATCTGCGAAAGGCTTAAACCCACACTTAGCACCGCCGGAACATGCCTGGTCCGAGAAGGCGATCCTGTCAACGAAATGCTCTTCATTATCCGAGGCCACTTGGATTCGTGCACCACAAACGGTGGCCGTACCGGGTTCTTCAACTCATGCCGGATCGGTCCCGGCGAGTTCTGCGGCGAGGAGCTACTGACGTGGGCGCTTGATCCTCGTCCCGGCGTGGTGCTCCCGTCGTCTACGCGTACCGTGAAAGCCATTGCACAAGTCGAGGCCTTCGCTCTGATCGCTGAGGATCTGAAATTCGTGGCGGCTCAGTTCCGGCGACTCCACAGCAAACAGATTAGGCAAACGTTTAGGTTCCACTCCCCTCAATGGCGAACATGGGCGGCTTGCTTCGTACAAGCGGCGTGGTTTCGGTACAAGAGAAGGAAGGAAGCTTCGGAGCTGAAGAAGATGGAGAGTTTcaactcatcatcatcatcgttgCCATCGTCGGAGGATCGATCGCTATCGGAGGAGAGATCCGGTCCGGCAAGCTCAGGAGTAGGGTTAGGATTTGCATATAAGGGAAAACTGAGTGGAAGCATTAGAAGCGGGAGCAAGAGGTTAGGAACCGAGTTTGAGATTCTCAGCTCGTTGAAGAAGCCAGCTGAGCCCGATTTTACCGTTGAAGACGATAGAAGAACTTGA